The DNA window CGGACACGtatttaatacaaataatttcatcatataatataataattcaaattttgtatcaTATTTTGCTTTGGAGACTAATTACTTGcattttcaaatctaaaattaaacaaaatattttttcaaaagtataatttatctttatttaaagAGAGAATATGCCCATATGCTTTCAATgcataatttcaattttaataaatcttgtacttaatttttatatttaataaaaatattctcaagcttaggttttgaaaatattcttTTCCACCGGCGAATCGCTCTTTGACGATCACGTGTGTCACGTAAATGAGATAAACGAGGATCACGTGTGTCACGTAAATGAGATAAACGAGCTTTTATTTCACTAATATATATCATTAACAAAAATACTAAGATagccacaaaaaaaaaaaaaaaaaaaaaaaNaaaaaaaaaaaaaaaaaaaaaaaaaaaaaaaaaaaaaaaaaaaaaaaaaaaaaaaaaaaaaaaaaaaaaaagtctaaaaaacTTCTAGTATTCTGATTTTCCCTTAGTATAAGCATAATAGGGATTACCTGAACCCAGAAACTCTCTGTACTGTCCTGCTTCTCAGTTCAATGCCCCTATGGTTCCTTCATGACTATCAAATCGAGTACACTTCGAATTAATGGTGTAAAAGATAACAGCAATGGCTCAGATCCATAATCTTATCAAATGTTTCTCGAGTCTGGATTTTATTCGAACTGAAGATAAGAGTTgtagaaaatttgaaacttatGATGCTTATGGTTTCCTCCGATTTTCGACGTTGAAGTGAACGTCTATGATATTCGTTATCCCTGCTGTTACCTTCTGGCCTGCCTTCACTGGGCCAACGCCTGAGGGAGTTCCTGCATGGTGAAGAAGAACGTAACTTATTTGGTTTCTATGCTCAACAAGCTTCCATTGTCAAGTTGTTTAACAATGGATTCATCAAGTCAATggcagaaaagaaaaaagaaagcaatgagAGAATAGTGATGGTTTAATGATGGATTCATCAAATAAATGGCATGTTCCAACTTCCATTGAACAATAGTACTTTCTAACATGAAGTTTgagaatttgtgagatctcacattgattggagagaggaacgagtgccagcgaagacgttgggccccgaaggggatggattgtgagatcccacatcgatcggagaggggaacgaaacattctttataagggtgtggaaacttctccctaacggacgcgttttaaaaaccttgagaggaagcctgaaaggaaaagcctaaaaagaacaatatctgctagcggtgggcttcggctgctacaaatggtattagagttagacaccgagtagtgtgccagtgaagacaCGGAGCCCTGAGGGGGGGATGGACACcagacagtgtgccagcgaggattttgggcctcaaagggggtggattatgagatcccacatcaattggataggggaacgaaacattctttataagggtgtggaaacctctccctagcagaagaggagaatatctgctagcggtgggttgggctgttacagaatCTAAAACTATCTTAAAAAGTAAACACAATGCTTACTCCCAGGAACAGACACAACAAACAGTCTATAAATGTGAAACATAGAAAACCAATCAATATTCACAATGTAAGGAAAAAGAATCGAAGACAGAAATTTAAACCAGTGAAACAAGTCTAATAACCAAGCAATGGTTAGGGAAATCATTGTAAAGACGAGACTTTCAATTTCGAGCACAGTGATAAAACAATCTGatagattaaaataaactatGGCTGTGGATACCTGTTAGTATGACATCTCCTTCAAGAAGGGTCATGAAGGAACTTATATGGCTAATAAGGTAAGGGATTTTGAAGATCATATCCTTGGTTGAGCCTTTCTGTCGAAATTCATTGTCTACCTGAGTCGATTAGCAAAAAGAAATTGATCATAAAATGAGACAATGACCCTAATGGAGGAAAGAAACTCGTTATCATAAATATCAGAACCTTTAACCACAATTCTATATTATCCGGATCAGGAATTGATGCCTTGGAGAGCTGCATCGTTCACAgagtaaacaaaaagaaacataagTTTGAAGGTGCTGAAAGAAATGTGCCTTAATTACTAATTGATGTATAGTGCAATATCTATGAGATTTATTGTATGCACACACTCTAATTACTTCCATTTGGTTCATTTGGTGATATGGTTCTTTCGACCGTATAACAAAACTGCAGGAAAACAGGGCATGTGATTATTCTTACAACAGAACTGATGGGTGTAAAGGTGTCCTGCCCTTTAGCCATAGTCCATGGAAGGCCTGCAGACTGGTAACGAAAACAGCATTATTTAAGGTAGAAAAACTAGAATATATCTGTACTTCTTGAAAGATAGAAAgctgaaaaaaataagatgaaaCTAAAACATTATTAAGAAGTCCTGCAATGTAGAACTTTCAAAAGATTGAAGTGAAACATGAGTAGAGGAAGGCCCCAatatagaattgctccaaataaaacatgtttaaccataaatcgctctcattcggatataatctcagttcattcatgtacctttCCTTTACTCAGGTGTCACAATTAAACTAGTCCATTTGATAATTTATTCAACAAAGATATCCTACTTATACCATATTGAAGTGAACAATAGGAACAGTATTGTCACCATTTGCTTTCTTTTGATGTGTCCAAGTATCCTTGTCAATTATTTGGAAGTTCGATCCAAATAAGAGGTAGAGTTTGATCCAACCAGGATATGAAGAGATCTTATGTTTATTTTAGGACATTCTCAAACATATTGAAAGTAAGACCGTGCTCCCGTGCTCGATCAAGGATGTTAATAGTAGCTAGTTTGTGTTCACTTTATCTTTCGATTAACACCGCAATATATTCACTCAGCAGAATTTCTTAATGTTTCTACCTGACTTGTTATCTAACATCCATcaagaaagggaaaagaaacCCCCATCACCTTGGCAGAAGCTTGGATTTCTCGGGCAGTCATGTCCAGTGCA is part of the Cucurbita pepo subsp. pepo cultivar mu-cu-16 chromosome LG03, ASM280686v2, whole genome shotgun sequence genome and encodes:
- the LOC111789913 gene encoding probable acylpyruvase FAHD1, mitochondrial; amino-acid sequence: MATAYANLLNVGTKIIGVGRNYAAHAKELGNAIPKEPVLFMKPTSSYLQNGGTIEIPHALKSLDHEVELAVVISQKARDVPEASAMDYVGGYALALDMTAREIQASAKSAGLPWTMAKGQDTFTPISSVLSKASIPDPDNIELWLKVDNEFRQKGSTKDMIFKIPYLISHISSFMTLLEGDVILTGTPSGVGPVKAGQKVTAGITNIIDVHFNVENRRKP